TATTTTCCGATCAGACGAATGAGATCAACCACCCGGTTCGAAAATCCCCACTCATTATCGTACCAGGCCAAAACCTTCAGCATATTTCCTTCGATAACCATGGTTGACAGGGCATCGACCGTGGATGACACACTGGTGTGGTTGTAATCGTGAGAAACCAGAGGGGTTTCTTCATACGCCAGGATACCCTTTAATTCATTTTCGGCTGCTTCTTTGAGGGCAGCATTTACTTCTTCCGCCGTCACGGTCTTTTTCACCTCGTAAACGGCATCAACCAGGGCCACATTTGGAACCGGAACGCGGATGGAGATGGCATTGAGTTTTCCCTTTAATTCAGGAAGAACCTCCCCCACGGCTTTTGCTGCACCGGTTGTGGTGGGAATCATAGAAACGGCCGCCGCGCGCGCCCGCCGCAAATCTTTATGCGGCAAATCCAGAATCCGCTGGTCATTTGTGTAGGCATGAATGGTGGTCATTAAACCCTTCACAATGCCGAATTTTTCCATGATGACCTTTGTCACGGGGGCGTAGCAGTTGGTTGTGCAAGATGCATTGGAAATGATGTGATGTTTATCCGGATCATATTTCTGGTGATTGACGCCCATCACAATGGTGATGTCGGGTCCCGTTGCAGGGGCAGAAATGATGACTTTTCTGGCACCGGCATCCAGATGCAACGCGGCCTGATCTCTTTTGCGAAACAGCCCCGTGGATTCGATTACAACGTCCACACCCAATTCCTTCCAGGGCAATTTGGCCGGATCTCTTTCCGCAAAAGAAAGCACCTTTTTCCCGTCCACAACAATTGCATCATCCGTTGCTTCAACGTCTTTTTCGTAGATACCGTGGTTGGTATCATATTTCAATAAGTGCGCCAGTGTTGCCGAATTGGTAATATCGTTTACGGCGACAAATTCAATGTTTGGATCATCAAAACCCGCACGAAAAACCAACCGTCCGATTCGTCCAAACCCATTAATTCCAACTTTTATTGCCATTTCAAATCCTCCTCATTGCATGTGATTCCTCAACTGCTTAAATCCGCTGCCAAATCCAATAACCGCTGATTAATTTTCTTTTTCTTCAAAACAACATCATTAAGGGATACAAAGGTGTACTGGCCGTTTTGCAGAGCGGCCATTTTGCCTGATTGTCCGTCAAGCAGGGCATCGATGGCATTTTGCCCGAACTTACTGGCCAGCAAGCGGTCGAAAACGGTTGTTACCCCTCCCCGCTGAATATGTCCCAGAACCGAAATTCGGGTTTCATATCCGATTTTATTCTTCAATTTTCGTTCGATGGTATATGCACTGGAAGCCCCTTCAGCCACAATCACAATGCTGTTCGTTTTGCCCGCTTTGTATCGGTCAAACAGATGCCCGGCAATGGCATCCAGATCAAACGGAATTTCGGGAATGATGGCCGCTTCTGCCCCGCTGGCAATGGCAGAAACCAGAGCCAAATAGCCGGAGTCCCTTCCCATCACCTCAATGATAAAGGCGCGATCGTGAGAGGATGCGGTATCCCGAATAATATCGATAAGGGAAACAATCGTGTTCAAAGCCGTATCGGTTCCAACGCTGGTGTCCGTTCCATAAAGATCATTATCGATGCTTCCGGGAATGCCAATTACGGGGATACCCTTAGTGTGAAGCGCAAGGGCCCCCGCCATGGAGCCGTTTCCACCGATGACAACCAATCCCTCAATTCCGGCTTCTTGAAGATTTTCAATCGCCTGTTCCTGTCCCCGATCATATTTGAATTCTTCGCAGCGCGCCGTTTGCAGAATGGTGCCGGCTCTTTGGATAATTCCACTGACTGAGCGCGAATCCATCGGTTCAAACAGCTTATCCAAAAGACCGATAAACCCCTGGCGGATTCCGACAACCTCTATTTTTTTTGACAGAGCGGTCCGAACAACTGACCGGATGGCCGCATTCATACCTGAACAATCACCGCCGCTGGTGAGGACACCAATTCGCTTCATGGAAATAAAGCCTTTCTAAAGAAAATAGATTTAAACCTAATTATAATGAATTTTATCCTAAATGTCAAGATATATTTGGAACAAAACCAAAATTTCATCCCTTTTCGGGCATTTGCTAACAGGTAAATATTTCACGGGTTAAGCAGATTTCTTACTCCCCCGATTCCAGATATTTCTCAAGAATTTGATTAATAATTTTCGTGGATGATTTTCCATGCACCAGAGGAATTGGCACCACTTTGCCGCCATATCCCAGAACAATATCATATCCCACAATCTGCTCCACGGAATAGTCTGCGCCTTTCGCAAGAACGTCCGGCTTTAACCGGCCAATGAGCTCGTAGGGTGTGTCCTCTTCAAAAATAATCACGTAATCCACGGGGGACAAATTAGCTAACATAAAGGCCCGATCTTCTTCCGGGATAATGGGCCGTTTGGGGCCCTTATTTCGCCGGGCCGACGCATCCGAATTAATTCCCACAACCAGCACATCTCCCAGGGTCTTCGCCTTGTTCAACAATTCAAGGTGTCCCCGGTGAACCAGATCAAAAATGCCGTTGGTAAAAACCAGGGTTTTACCGCTCTCCCGCAAACGTTCACGCAGAGACAAAAGTTCATCCAACAAAACGATTTTACCCATGTTCGGGCCCCCTAACCAAATACGTCTCAAGGAGCCGTTCGCGATCGATGGGAACAATTCCCACTTCTTCGCACACCAGACCTGCGGCACGGTTGGCCAATGAAGCCGCCTCCGGAAAGCTGGCGCCCGATACCAGGGCCATTGTCAATGTACTGATGACCGTATCCCCTGCTCCGGAAACATCCCGCACCTTACGGGCGCGCGTCGGCACATAGGACACGCGATCAGAAGCCTCAAAAACAGCCATCCCTTCTTCTCCAAGGGTAATCATCAGACAATCCGGATTTAGTTTTTCGAACAGGAGATGCCCGGCTTTTTCAATCTGCTGCCGCGTATTCAAGCGCATTCCCAAAGCTTCTTCGGCTTCTTTCCGATTGGGTTTAAAAACGGCCACATCTCGATAGGTAAAAAAGTTGTCGAATTTGGGATCAACCATAACCGGCTTTTGAAATTGTTTGGCCGTCTGAATCGCAAACAAGATGAGCTCTTCAACAATCAGTCCTTTGTTGTAATCTTCAATAATGATCGCATCGACACGGGGGATGAGTTTGAGCAGGGTTTGTTTGAGATGCTCCAAGACCTGGCCAGTAATGGGCTTGCGGCTTTCCCGGTCCGTCCGGACCACGTGTTGACCATGAGCAATGACCCGGGTTTTCACCGTAGTCGGACGTTCAGGATCCCGGACAATACCCTCAACCGGTAATTTGTTCTCGGACAGAATGGAAAGAATTTCTTCCCCCGACCGGTCTTCTCCGATAACGCCAACCAGATAGGGGACTCCCCCCAGCGATTTAATATTGTTCCCCACATTTGCAGCACCCCCCAGACGGGCAAATTCCCGTTCGATTTCCACCACGGGAACCGGCGCTTCCGGAGAAATTCTGCGAACCACACCCCAGAGATACCGATCGAGCATGACATCGCCAAGGACAAGGATTTTCTTCTCACGAAAACGATCAAACAAGCGAACGATTTTTTCCTTCGAAATGGGAACCATTTTTCCTCACATATAAAATGTGCCACGCCCTTTTCAGTACGTGGCACGATAAATCAGATTCGATTTTCCCCGGCTAATTTTATGACAGGGCCGTTTCAAGCACCTGTCCCACACGAAGCACCATAGCCTCATCAAAGGCCTTTCCCAAAATTTGAACGCCAATGGGTAACCCCTTTTCATCTTTTCCACAGGGGAGAGAAAGTCCCGGAATCCCCGCCAGATTGGCTGAAATGGTGTAAATATCCGACAAATACATTTGCAGCGGATCATCCATTTTTTCGCCCAGTTTAAAAGCGGTTGTCGGTGAGGTAGGCGTGAGAATCACATCGTATTTTTCAAAAGCCTTTTCAAAGTCTTGTTTAATCAACGTCCGAACCTTCTGCGCTCTCCGGTAATAGGCCTCGTAGTAACCCGCGGAAAGCACGTAGGTTCCCAGCATAATGCGCCGTTTCACCTCATCACCAAATCCCTCGCTTCGCGATTGGGTATACATTTCTTCCAGATTGGCGATATCCCGGCTCCGGTAACCGTACCGGGCCCCATCGTAACGGGCCAGGTTGGACGAGGCTTCTGCCGTTGCCAGAATGTAGTAGGTGGCCACCGCATATTCTGTGTGGGGCAGTGACATTTCCTCAACCACGGCCCCCTCTTTTTCCAGGATGCGTAAACTCTCCTCCACCGTCGTCCGAACCGCCGGATCCAGCCCCTCACCAAAATACTCCCGGGGGTAGCCAATTTTCAATCCGCCCGCACCTTTTTCAAGACCTTTTGTATAATCAGGAACCGGCCGATTCACGGAGGTGGAATCGCTGGAATCGTAGCCCGAAATCACATTCAATAAAAGGGCAGAATCCCGTACGCTTTTTGAAATCGGGCCAATTTGGTCCAGAGAAGACGCAAATGCGACCAGTCCAAACCGGGACACGCGCCCGTAGGTGGGCTTAAGACCCACCACACCGCACAATGCCGCCGGCTGCCGGATGGAGCCACCGGTATCCGAACCCAGTGCCGCCATAGCCAGATTAGCCGCTACGGCTGTGGCGGACCCTCCGGAAGAACCGCCGGGAATTCTTTCGGGATCGTGAGGATTCCGCACGGGGCCGAAATAGGATGTTTCGTTGGAGGATCCCATGGCAAATTCGTCCATGTTCGTTTTACCGATGAGAATGGCATCTTCATCAAGTAATTTCTGAACCACCGTTGCGCTGTAAGGCGAAACAAAATTCTCCAGAATGTGCGAACCGCAGGTTGTGGCCTGACCCTTTACATTCAAATTGTCCTTAATGGCCATCACCATTCCGGCCAGTTTGCCGGCGGTTCCATTCTCGATTCTTTTCTGAACGGACTTCGCCCGCGAAACGGCCTCTTCAGACCACACGGAAATAAACGCGTTTAAATCCTTTTTTGAGGCTATATTATCCAAAAAGGCTTTTGTTGCTTCAACCAGTGAAATATCGCCGGACACTATTTTCTTTCGGAGATCAGAATAATCAGACTCTACAATCACACCATCCTCACTTCAAATTTATTAGAATGCCTGAAAAAACGGCTGCTATTTTTTGTCTTCCGGAACCTCTTTATGCGGGACATCTTCATCCTCGCCGCGGACCGCTTTTTTGAATTCGCGAAGTCCTTGTCCCAGACCCTTTGCAAGCCCCGGTATTTTAGAACCGCCAAAAATAAGCAGTACAATTAAAAAAATAATCAGCCATTCTGTGGGTCCAATTGTACCCATGTTACACCTCCCAATTTACCCTGCAAGTTTCGAGGGGCCGCTTTCCTCTCCTGAAACAGAGGAATGCTCCTCGTGATGGTTGCTCTTTTTTTCGAGCCGTTCTTGTGTTTCTGTTTCTGCCTTCGTTTCACCCCGGACATTCTCCGGATACTCATTTTCAATGATGTGTTTCGCAGAATCCGCTTCCTCTTCAAGCTCACGTTTCAGATCAGAAAGGACGTCGCCTTCCGGCCCGATAAGTTCATTTTTTACTTCGTCAGCCGCTCGCCTGAATTCCCGTATTCCCTTGCCCAATCCTCTGGCCAATTCAGGCAGCCGATCAGCACCGAAAATCAACAAAACCACCAGAAAGATCACAAGTAACTCGGCCGGCCCGATGGATCCAAACATATCCTCACCTTCTTTCGGTTGTTTTATCCATTAATACCAGCGCACAATGTACGCGGCAATGGCCACTCCAATAATTCCAATCACATTCAGTTTAAAAGAAAAACCGAGTGTTATGGTAAACAGCGATGCATTTAATGTGGCCGGAGCAATTCCGCCAACGGCTGATCGGAGAAAAAACTCCCGAACCACACCCGGCGGTAAGATCAAGCCAATTACTTCCCCTAAAGCCGAACCAATCAGGGCCCCCAAAAAGAGAATAAGAAATAAATACCCAATAGATTTCCTTCGAGTTGAAGCAACTGGCACTCTCGTCTCCTTTTTGCTTTTTTTAGACGTGATACTCCTGCTTTTTTAACACAAATGTTTGACTTAATGATCCCCACATTTGAAATTCAGGATCAAAGGTCCTTTGGAACAAACGCGCGTACAAAACAGGGGGATATCTCTTTTGTGCTTTTTTCCAAAGACCAGATAGAAAAATATACTACGGTTATTGAACCATCGATCGAATCATTGACTGGAATATTTTCTTTCCGTCTTCTGACCCCAACAACGCCTCGGAGGCCCGTTCGGGATGAGGCATTAACCCCATAACATTTCCCCGTTTATTTATGATTCCGGCAATATTGTTGAGGGACCCGTTGGGATTGGCCGCCAGACTCACATCGCCCTCCGGGGACGCATATCGCAACACCACCTGCTGATTCGTCTCCAGCGTCTTCAAACCGTCAGGATCAATATAATAATTCCCTTCATTGTGGGCAATGGGAATTTTCAACACCTCGCCTGTCTGACAAGTCGATGTAAAATATGTATTTGCATTTTCTACACGGACATTGACAAATTTGCAAATAAAATGCAGCGATTGATTTTTGAGCATCGCTCCCGGGAGAAGTCCAATTTCCAGCAGGATCTGGAAGCCGTTGCAAATTCCCAGGAGTCTGCCCCCTTTTTCCGCGTAGTCAGCCAATTCTTCCATGATCGGGGAGAACCGCGCAATGGCACCGGTGCGCAGATAATCGCCATAAGAAAACCCCCCCGGAAGTATAACCGCATCGCAGCGATCTATATCGTGTTGTTTGTGCCACAGAAATGTGGCTTCCTGCCCCATAATGCGAGTGAGCACATCATAAACATCGTAATCGCAGTTGGATCCGGGAAAAACAACTATTCCAAATTTCATTTTGCGTGGCATGTGGAAATCTGTTCCTTATCCCCTGTCAAATTATTTCCAATTCAAAGTGATAATCCTCAATCACGGGATTGGCCAGAATTTTTTTGCATATTTCTTCCGTTTGAGAAGCGGCCTCGTCTTCGGAAACCGAATCATCGAATGTGAGAACCGTATATTTCCCCACGCGCACATTTTGAATATGGCTAAATCCCATATTCTCAAGAATGTGCAAAACCGCTTTCCCCTGAGGGTCCAAAATATCCTTTTTCAAATACACGTAAACCTTGGCTCGGATCATTTTCCACCTTCACCTAATAATCAGTCATATCCAGAATCTCTTCAGAATGCTTCAGCGACCGCACAATGGACCGTCCCACACCAAAAAGGATAAAGAAAATGGAGATAGGGAAAATAGCCTCGCTCGGGAAAAACATCGCCAGCACAGAAAACAGAATAAAAAAGAACAGTTTGACATCATTCTTGCGGCCCTTTCTCAGGGTGAATTTTGGAAGCGTGTCGTACTCAACATTGCTCACCATGAGAACCCCCAAAAAAATAACCATCGGGGCCAGTAGTTTTGTAAAATGGAGTTCGCCCCAAAAATGATAGTTGAAAACAATAAAAGATGCATTCGCGACGGCCTGTGACGGAATAGGCAAACCAACATACTCCTTTTTCTCAAAAGAATCCAGATTGGCATTAAAACGTGCCAGCCGAATGGCTCCGAAAAATAGGGGAATAAAACTGACCAGAACCCCAATGTTATTGATCCGATTAAAATAGACCGAATACAATAGAATTGAAGGGGCAGCTCCAAATGAGACCACATCCGAAAGAGAATCCAGCTCAATTCCAAATTGGCTGTAACTCTTGGTCAGGCGCGCCACCGTCCCGTCCAGGGCATCCATAATGGCCGCCAGAACAATTAACCAGGAAGCTGTTACAAAATTTCCTTCCATGGAATACACAATTGACAGAAACCCGAGATAAATATTTGCAATTGTGATCGTACCTGGAATAAATGCTCGGTTAATTTTCAGATTTAATTTTCCCAATGATTGTTTCGCCTCCTTTAACCTTCTGATTTAATGTGACATTTACATCCACGTTTTCAGGTAAGAATATATCGGCACGAGACCCAAATTTTATCATGCCAAAGCGTTCTCCCTTTTGAACGTGAAACCCCTCGCGTATGTGACATACGACGCGCCGTGCAATAATACCCGCAATTTGTTTGAACAAAATTTTCGCTCGATCATTCTCGATTCCAATAACAGTCTGCTCATTGTCTGTCGATGCTTTTTCACGATAGGCTGGCAAGAATTTTCCCGGATAATACGTAAAATAGCCGACCGTGCCGCTCATGGGAATCCGGTTAACATGCACATTGAAAACAGACATAAAAATACTCACCTGGGTGGCCGGGCCTTTTAGATAAACAGTTTCATTCACCTTTTTTATGATAATCACCTTTCCGTCCGCCGGCGACACAATGGCATCCGGATCTGCTGGAATCGCTCGTTCCGGATCGCGAAAAAAATACAGAGAGAAGAGAACAAAAATCCAGACAACAACCACGAATCCCTTCATCACCAGGGACCGGTTGAGAAATAATCCAGCGGTGAAAAGAATGGCGATAAATAAAATAGCCAGAAGCGTTCCAATTCCGTCCCGTGCAAATGACATCGGTTATATCCCCGAATGCAGAATACGATTGAGCATTTCCTGGTACGCTTCTTCGACCCTTCCCAGGTCCTGCCGAAAACGATCCTTATCCAGTTTTTCACCCGTTTCCAGATCCCAAAAACGACAGGTATCCGGCGAGATTTCATCGCCCAAAAGAATCCGATCTTTGAAGCGACCGAACTCGAGTTTGAAATCAATAAGGCGAATCTTGCGCCGAATAAAAAATGATTTCAAAATGGCATTGATTTTGGTGGCGTAGCGGGAAATCGTTTCCATCTCATCAGGGGTGGCCAGCCCAAACGCAACGGCGTGGTGTTCATTGATCATCGGATCGTTTAACTCATCGTCTTTCAGGTAAAACTCAAGCACCGGATAATCCAGCTCTTTACCTTCTTCCAGGCCGTACCGCTTGACCAGGCTGCCCGTTGCAATGTTTCGCATCACGACTTCGACCGGAATAATATCCAGCTTTTTCACCAGCATTTCCCGGTCCGAAAGAACCTTTTCAAAATGAGTGGGAACATGGTAGCTTTCGAGAAATTCGAAAATAAAGGCCGATATTTTGTTGTTGACCACACCCTTGTCCTTAATGGTTCCTTTTTTCTTTCCATTAAACGCTGTGGCATCATCCTTAAATTCTTGAATCACCATATCGGGATTATCCGTGGCGTAGAGTTTTTTCGCTTTTCCTTCGTACAATAATTCGCCCTTTTTCAATTTTGTCCTCCCTCATTGTCCTGAATCAGGCCGATTCTCTTAAAAATGTACCCTACATTTCTCAGGTTGTTTTTCAAATCAAATATCGTCTCAATCTCAGCTGTCGAAAGATATCGCCGGATTTCAGGATCATTTAAGACAACTTCCCTGAATTCCCTGTTTTCCGCCCAGGCCTCTCGCGCACGCTGCTGAACCATCCGGTAGGCGTCTTCACGGGACAATCCCTTCTCGGCCAGTTCCAGCAAAAGCGGCTGCGAAAAAATGATGCCACGCGTTAAATTCAGATTTTTCAACATTTGATCCGGATAGACCTGCAGTTTTTCAATGACATAAACCATTTTATCCAGCATATAGTCTAAACCAATTGTACTGTCCGGCAAAATGATTCGTTCCACCGATGAGTGGCTGATATCTCTTTCGT
Above is a genomic segment from Calditrichota bacterium containing:
- the gap gene encoding type I glyceraldehyde-3-phosphate dehydrogenase, which gives rise to MAIKVGINGFGRIGRLVFRAGFDDPNIEFVAVNDITNSATLAHLLKYDTNHGIYEKDVEATDDAIVVDGKKVLSFAERDPAKLPWKELGVDVVIESTGLFRKRDQAALHLDAGARKVIISAPATGPDITIVMGVNHQKYDPDKHHIISNASCTTNCYAPVTKVIMEKFGIVKGLMTTIHAYTNDQRILDLPHKDLRRARAAAVSMIPTTTGAAKAVGEVLPELKGKLNAISIRVPVPNVALVDAVYEVKKTVTAEEVNAALKEAAENELKGILAYEETPLVSHDYNHTSVSSTVDALSTMVIEGNMLKVLAWYDNEWGFSNRVVDLIRLIGK
- the pfkA gene encoding 6-phosphofructokinase — its product is MKRIGVLTSGGDCSGMNAAIRSVVRTALSKKIEVVGIRQGFIGLLDKLFEPMDSRSVSGIIQRAGTILQTARCEEFKYDRGQEQAIENLQEAGIEGLVVIGGNGSMAGALALHTKGIPVIGIPGSIDNDLYGTDTSVGTDTALNTIVSLIDIIRDTASSHDRAFIIEVMGRDSGYLALVSAIASGAEAAIIPEIPFDLDAIAGHLFDRYKAGKTNSIVIVAEGASSAYTIERKLKNKIGYETRISVLGHIQRGGVTTVFDRLLASKFGQNAIDALLDGQSGKMAALQNGQYTFVSLNDVVLKKKKINQRLLDLAADLSS
- the rfaE2 gene encoding D-glycero-beta-D-manno-heptose 1-phosphate adenylyltransferase, whose protein sequence is MGKIVLLDELLSLRERLRESGKTLVFTNGIFDLVHRGHLELLNKAKTLGDVLVVGINSDASARRNKGPKRPIIPEEDRAFMLANLSPVDYVIIFEEDTPYELIGRLKPDVLAKGADYSVEQIVGYDIVLGYGGKVVPIPLVHGKSSTKIINQILEKYLESGE
- the rfaE1 gene encoding D-glycero-beta-D-manno-heptose-7-phosphate kinase, which encodes MVPISKEKIVRLFDRFREKKILVLGDVMLDRYLWGVVRRISPEAPVPVVEIEREFARLGGAANVGNNIKSLGGVPYLVGVIGEDRSGEEILSILSENKLPVEGIVRDPERPTTVKTRVIAHGQHVVRTDRESRKPITGQVLEHLKQTLLKLIPRVDAIIIEDYNKGLIVEELILFAIQTAKQFQKPVMVDPKFDNFFTYRDVAVFKPNRKEAEEALGMRLNTRQQIEKAGHLLFEKLNPDCLMITLGEEGMAVFEASDRVSYVPTRARKVRDVSGAGDTVISTLTMALVSGASFPEAASLANRAAGLVCEEVGIVPIDRERLLETYLVRGPEHG
- the gatA gene encoding Asp-tRNA(Asn)/Glu-tRNA(Gln) amidotransferase subunit GatA, whose amino-acid sequence is MIVESDYSDLRKKIVSGDISLVEATKAFLDNIASKKDLNAFISVWSEEAVSRAKSVQKRIENGTAGKLAGMVMAIKDNLNVKGQATTCGSHILENFVSPYSATVVQKLLDEDAILIGKTNMDEFAMGSSNETSYFGPVRNPHDPERIPGGSSGGSATAVAANLAMAALGSDTGGSIRQPAALCGVVGLKPTYGRVSRFGLVAFASSLDQIGPISKSVRDSALLLNVISGYDSSDSTSVNRPVPDYTKGLEKGAGGLKIGYPREYFGEGLDPAVRTTVEESLRILEKEGAVVEEMSLPHTEYAVATYYILATAEASSNLARYDGARYGYRSRDIANLEEMYTQSRSEGFGDEVKRRIMLGTYVLSAGYYEAYYRRAQKVRTLIKQDFEKAFEKYDVILTPTSPTTAFKLGEKMDDPLQMYLSDIYTISANLAGIPGLSLPCGKDEKGLPIGVQILGKAFDEAMVLRVGQVLETALS
- the tatA gene encoding twin-arginine translocase TatA/TatE family subunit, yielding MGTIGPTEWLIIFLIVLLIFGGSKIPGLAKGLGQGLREFKKAVRGEDEDVPHKEVPEDKK
- a CDS encoding twin-arginine translocase TatA/TatE family subunit, encoding MFGSIGPAELLVIFLVVLLIFGADRLPELARGLGKGIREFRRAADEVKNELIGPEGDVLSDLKRELEEEADSAKHIIENEYPENVRGETKAETETQERLEKKSNHHEEHSSVSGEESGPSKLAG
- a CDS encoding DUF4321 domain-containing protein, translating into MPVASTRRKSIGYLFLILFLGALIGSALGEVIGLILPPGVVREFFLRSAVGGIAPATLNASLFTITLGFSFKLNVIGIIGVAIAAYIVRWY
- the purQ gene encoding phosphoribosylformylglycinamidine synthase subunit PurQ: MKFGIVVFPGSNCDYDVYDVLTRIMGQEATFLWHKQHDIDRCDAVILPGGFSYGDYLRTGAIARFSPIMEELADYAEKGGRLLGICNGFQILLEIGLLPGAMLKNQSLHFICKFVNVRVENANTYFTSTCQTGEVLKIPIAHNEGNYYIDPDGLKTLETNQQVVLRYASPEGDVSLAANPNGSLNNIAGIINKRGNVMGLMPHPERASEALLGSEDGKKIFQSMIRSMVQ
- the purS gene encoding phosphoribosylformylglycinamidine synthase subunit PurS, encoding MIRAKVYVYLKKDILDPQGKAVLHILENMGFSHIQNVRVGKYTVLTFDDSVSEDEAASQTEEICKKILANPVIEDYHFELEII
- the pssA gene encoding CDP-diacylglycerol--serine O-phosphatidyltransferase; amino-acid sequence: MGKLNLKINRAFIPGTITIANIYLGFLSIVYSMEGNFVTASWLIVLAAIMDALDGTVARLTKSYSQFGIELDSLSDVVSFGAAPSILLYSVYFNRINNIGVLVSFIPLFFGAIRLARFNANLDSFEKKEYVGLPIPSQAVANASFIVFNYHFWGELHFTKLLAPMVIFLGVLMVSNVEYDTLPKFTLRKGRKNDVKLFFFILFSVLAMFFPSEAIFPISIFFILFGVGRSIVRSLKHSEEILDMTDY
- a CDS encoding phosphatidylserine decarboxylase family protein, encoding MSFARDGIGTLLAILFIAILFTAGLFLNRSLVMKGFVVVVWIFVLFSLYFFRDPERAIPADPDAIVSPADGKVIIIKKVNETVYLKGPATQVSIFMSVFNVHVNRIPMSGTVGYFTYYPGKFLPAYREKASTDNEQTVIGIENDRAKILFKQIAGIIARRVVCHIREGFHVQKGERFGMIKFGSRADIFLPENVDVNVTLNQKVKGGETIIGKIKSEN
- a CDS encoding phosphoribosylaminoimidazolesuccinocarboxamide synthase, which gives rise to MKKGELLYEGKAKKLYATDNPDMVIQEFKDDATAFNGKKKGTIKDKGVVNNKISAFIFEFLESYHVPTHFEKVLSDREMLVKKLDIIPVEVVMRNIATGSLVKRYGLEEGKELDYPVLEFYLKDDELNDPMINEHHAVAFGLATPDEMETISRYATKINAILKSFFIRRKIRLIDFKLEFGRFKDRILLGDEISPDTCRFWDLETGEKLDKDRFRQDLGRVEEAYQEMLNRILHSGI